One part of the Streptomyces lienomycini genome encodes these proteins:
- the lepA gene encoding translation elongation factor 4 produces the protein MPAIPSHVPEPSRTDPALIRNFCIIAHIDHGKSTLADRMLQLTGVVEQRQMRAQYLDRMDIERERGITIKSQAVRLPWAPTHDKGTPHILNMIDTPGHVDFTYEVSRSLAACEGTILLVDAAQGIEAQTLANLYLAMENDLTIIPVLNKIDLPAAQPEKFAEELANLVGCDPDDVLKVSAKTGLGVDALLDKVVAEIPAPVGVKDAPARAMIFDSVYDSYRGVVTYVRVIDGQLSKRERIRMMSTGATHELLEIGTNSPEMLSADGLGVGEVGYLITGVKDVRQSKVGDTVTSQHKGAEEALGGYKDPRPMVFSGLYPLDGSDYPELREALDKLQLNDAALVYEPETSAALGFGFRVGFLGLLHLDVIRERLEREFGLDLIATAPNVVYRVVLEDGTEVEVTNPSEFPEGKINEVYEPVVRATILAPTEFIGSIMELCQTRRGTLLGMDYLSEDRVEIRYTLPLAEIVFDFFDQLKSKTRGYASLDYEPTGEQTSSLVKVDILLHGDKVDAFSAITHKDAAYAYGVRLVAKLRELIPRQAFEVPIQAAIGSRVIARETIRAIRKDVLAKCYGGDISRKRKLLEKQKEGKKRMKMVGSVEVPQEAFIAVLSSDDNAGSGKGKK, from the coding sequence GTGCCCGCGATCCCCAGCCATGTGCCCGAGCCGAGCCGTACCGACCCCGCGCTGATCCGCAACTTCTGCATCATCGCGCACATCGACCACGGCAAGTCCACGCTCGCCGACCGGATGCTCCAGCTGACCGGTGTGGTCGAGCAGCGGCAGATGCGCGCCCAGTACCTCGACCGCATGGACATCGAGCGCGAGCGCGGCATCACGATCAAGTCCCAGGCGGTGCGGTTGCCGTGGGCCCCCACCCACGACAAGGGCACCCCGCACATCCTCAACATGATCGACACCCCGGGGCACGTCGACTTCACCTACGAGGTGTCGCGCTCGCTGGCCGCCTGCGAGGGCACGATCCTCCTCGTCGACGCCGCCCAGGGCATCGAGGCCCAGACCCTCGCCAACCTGTACCTGGCGATGGAGAACGACCTCACGATCATCCCCGTGCTGAACAAGATCGACCTGCCGGCCGCGCAGCCCGAGAAGTTCGCCGAGGAGCTGGCCAACCTGGTCGGCTGCGACCCCGACGACGTGCTCAAGGTCTCCGCCAAGACTGGCCTCGGCGTCGACGCCCTGCTGGACAAGGTCGTCGCCGAGATCCCGGCCCCGGTCGGTGTCAAGGACGCCCCGGCCCGTGCGATGATCTTCGACTCGGTCTACGACTCCTACCGCGGTGTCGTGACGTACGTCCGGGTCATCGACGGCCAGCTCAGCAAGCGCGAGCGGATCCGGATGATGTCCACCGGCGCCACGCACGAGCTGCTGGAGATCGGCACCAACTCGCCGGAGATGCTCTCCGCCGACGGCCTCGGCGTCGGCGAGGTGGGCTACCTGATCACCGGCGTGAAGGACGTCCGCCAGTCCAAGGTCGGCGACACCGTCACCAGCCAGCACAAGGGCGCCGAGGAGGCGCTCGGCGGCTACAAGGACCCCAGGCCGATGGTCTTCTCCGGCCTGTACCCGCTGGACGGCTCCGACTACCCGGAGCTGCGTGAGGCGCTGGACAAGCTCCAGCTCAACGACGCCGCCCTGGTCTACGAGCCGGAGACCTCCGCCGCCCTCGGCTTCGGCTTCCGCGTCGGCTTCCTCGGCCTGCTCCACCTGGACGTGATCCGGGAGCGCCTCGAGCGCGAGTTCGGCCTCGACCTCATCGCCACCGCGCCCAACGTGGTCTACCGCGTGGTGCTGGAGGACGGCACCGAGGTCGAGGTCACCAACCCGAGCGAGTTCCCCGAGGGGAAGATCAACGAGGTCTACGAGCCGGTCGTACGCGCCACGATCCTCGCCCCGACCGAGTTCATCGGCTCGATCATGGAGCTGTGCCAGACCCGGCGCGGCACCCTGCTCGGCATGGACTACCTCTCCGAGGACCGGGTGGAGATCCGCTACACCCTCCCCCTCGCGGAGATCGTCTTCGACTTCTTCGACCAGCTGAAGTCCAAGACGCGCGGCTACGCCTCCCTCGACTACGAGCCCACCGGCGAGCAGACCTCCAGCCTGGTCAAGGTCGACATCCTGCTGCACGGCGACAAGGTGGACGCCTTCTCGGCGATCACCCACAAGGACGCGGCGTACGCGTACGGCGTGCGGCTGGTCGCCAAGCTGCGCGAGCTGATCCCGCGCCAGGCCTTCGAGGTGCCCATCCAGGCCGCCATCGGCTCCCGGGTGATCGCCCGCGAGACCATCCGCGCCATCCGCAAGGACGTCCTCGCCAAGTGCTACGGCGGTGACATCTCCCGGAAGCGGAAGCTGCTGGAGAAGCAGAAGGAGGGCAAGAAGCGGATGAAGATGGTGGGTTCCGTGGAGGTCCCGCAGGAAGCCTTCATCGCGGTCCTGTCCAGCGACGACAACGCGGGGTCGGGCAAGGGCAAGAAGTAA